A stretch of Streptomyces vietnamensis DNA encodes these proteins:
- a CDS encoding glycosyltransferase family 4 protein: protein MLGNTKPGGTTPGGTKPGGRRRARRALILVENLSVPFDRRVWQECTTLRDAGWTVDVICPQGSKRDTEREVEIDGVRIHRYPLQAATGGPAGYLKEYGSALWHTFRLARKVGPVHVVHACNPPDLLFLPALWLKRRGTRFVFDQHDLVPELYLSRFDRGKDLLYRGVCALERMTYRAADVVLATNESYKDVAVRRGGRRPEDVFVVRSAPDVDRFHPVPPEPELKRGKPHLLCYLGVMGPQDGVDYALRALAKLRDEVGRTDWHAVFVGGGDTFDAMVELSRQLGLSEQVEFTGRIPDADLVRYLSTADVCLSPDPHNPLNDVSTMNKVLEYMVMGRPIVSFDLREARVSAGDAAVYAPANDESEFARLVGQLLDDPEKRELMGKTGQERIGGPLSWPNSQRALLDAYAAACRPHAPASADDTEANDTKADDTDREGTRPLR from the coding sequence TTGCTTGGTAACACGAAGCCGGGTGGCACGACGCCCGGTGGCACGAAGCCCGGTGGCAGGAGGCGGGCCAGGCGCGCGCTGATCCTGGTGGAGAACCTGTCGGTGCCGTTCGACCGGCGGGTGTGGCAGGAATGCACGACGCTGCGCGACGCGGGCTGGACGGTGGACGTCATCTGCCCGCAGGGAAGCAAGCGGGACACGGAGCGGGAGGTGGAGATCGACGGGGTGCGGATCCACCGCTACCCGCTGCAGGCGGCCACCGGAGGACCGGCCGGATACCTCAAGGAGTACGGATCGGCGCTGTGGCACACCTTCCGGCTGGCCCGGAAGGTCGGCCCGGTCCACGTGGTCCACGCCTGCAACCCGCCCGACCTGCTGTTCCTGCCCGCGCTCTGGCTGAAGCGGCGCGGGACGCGGTTCGTCTTCGACCAGCACGACCTGGTGCCCGAGCTGTACCTGTCCCGGTTCGACCGCGGCAAGGACCTGCTCTACCGCGGCGTGTGCGCGCTCGAACGGATGACGTACCGGGCCGCGGATGTCGTGCTCGCCACGAACGAGAGCTACAAGGACGTCGCGGTGCGCCGTGGCGGCCGGCGGCCCGAGGACGTGTTCGTGGTGCGCAGCGCGCCGGACGTCGACCGGTTCCACCCCGTGCCGCCCGAGCCGGAGCTGAAGCGCGGCAAGCCCCATCTGCTGTGCTACCTCGGCGTCATGGGCCCGCAGGACGGCGTCGACTACGCCCTGCGCGCCCTCGCGAAGCTGCGCGACGAGGTCGGGCGGACCGACTGGCACGCGGTGTTCGTCGGCGGCGGCGACACCTTCGACGCGATGGTGGAGCTGTCCCGGCAGCTGGGGCTCTCGGAGCAGGTGGAGTTCACCGGGCGGATCCCGGACGCCGATCTGGTGCGCTACCTGTCCACCGCCGACGTGTGCCTCTCCCCCGACCCGCACAATCCGCTCAACGACGTGTCGACCATGAACAAGGTCCTGGAGTACATGGTCATGGGCCGGCCGATCGTCTCCTTCGACCTCCGGGAGGCGCGCGTCTCCGCCGGTGACGCCGCCGTCTACGCGCCCGCCAACGACGAGTCCGAGTTCGCCCGGCTGGTCGGGCAGCTCCTCGACGACCCGGAGAAGCGGGAGCTCATGGGCAAGACCGGTCAGGAGCGGATCGGCGGGCCGCTGTCCTGGCCGAACTCCCAGCGCGCACTGCTCGACGCCTACGCTGCCGCCTGCCGTCCCCACGCTCCGGCGTCGGCGGACGACACGGAGGCGAACGACACGAAGGCGGACGACACGGACCGGGAAGGGACGAGGCCGCTCCGTTGA
- a CDS encoding sugar transferase — MQQRELVNPFPSARGRLENGAVSRPASDWEQRYRRAVIISDTVATAFVVAAIGGFFGARDAANWHEKWRFLAFGTELLVLGALAVSRSWAPAVLGQGAEEFRRLGRSLCGAAVVLALGGIALTSRNIKLWIFVALPAIALVTMTERYLLRLWLHRERKEGRCLRPVLAAGSPDTVRDLITRTRKFPHIGWQVEAVCTTDGRGLDGDLVDGVPVVGQLEDVAKHVRHDGYRVVAVTPDPHWSPERLRRLAWNLEGSDAEMVVAPVLMEVAGPRLHVDAVLGIPLLRVSMPAFTGGRRAIKGVVDRLGAAALLILFAPLMVLVALLVMLDSRGGAFYRQRRVGKDGREFTILKYRTMVTGADGAARAALAERNEGAGPLFKLRRDPRVTRVGSVLRRYSIDELPQLFNVLTGSMSLVGPRPPLPEESAAYGPDVQRRLLVKPGLTGLWQISGRSDLPWEEAVRLDLRYVEDWSLALDTVILWKTLRAVLYGQGAY, encoded by the coding sequence GTGCAGCAGCGGGAGTTGGTCAACCCGTTTCCATCGGCGCGCGGGCGTCTGGAGAACGGAGCCGTCAGTCGGCCGGCGAGCGACTGGGAGCAGCGCTACCGCCGTGCCGTGATCATCAGCGACACCGTGGCCACCGCCTTCGTGGTGGCGGCGATCGGCGGCTTCTTCGGCGCCCGCGACGCGGCCAACTGGCATGAGAAGTGGAGATTCCTCGCCTTCGGCACCGAGTTGCTGGTGCTGGGAGCGCTTGCGGTGAGCCGGTCGTGGGCTCCTGCCGTGCTCGGCCAGGGCGCCGAGGAGTTCCGCCGTCTCGGCCGCTCACTGTGCGGCGCGGCCGTCGTCCTGGCGCTCGGCGGGATCGCCCTCACCTCGCGCAACATCAAACTCTGGATCTTCGTCGCGCTCCCGGCGATCGCGCTCGTCACCATGACCGAGCGGTATCTGCTGCGCCTCTGGCTGCACAGGGAGCGGAAGGAAGGGCGCTGTCTGCGCCCGGTGCTCGCGGCCGGCAGCCCGGACACCGTGCGCGACCTGATCACCCGGACCCGCAAGTTCCCGCACATCGGCTGGCAGGTGGAGGCCGTGTGCACGACGGACGGTCGCGGGCTCGACGGTGACCTGGTGGACGGAGTGCCGGTCGTCGGACAGCTGGAGGACGTCGCCAAGCACGTCCGCCACGACGGCTACCGGGTCGTCGCGGTCACCCCTGACCCGCACTGGTCGCCCGAGCGGCTGCGGCGACTGGCCTGGAACCTCGAAGGCAGCGATGCCGAGATGGTCGTGGCCCCCGTGCTGATGGAGGTGGCCGGCCCGCGGCTGCACGTCGACGCGGTGCTCGGGATACCTCTGCTGCGGGTCAGCATGCCGGCCTTCACCGGCGGCCGCCGGGCGATCAAGGGGGTCGTCGACCGGCTGGGCGCGGCGGCCCTGCTGATCCTGTTCGCGCCGCTGATGGTGCTCGTCGCACTGCTCGTGATGCTGGACAGCCGGGGCGGGGCGTTCTACCGCCAGCGCCGGGTCGGCAAGGACGGCCGCGAGTTCACCATTCTCAAGTACCGCACGATGGTCACCGGGGCCGACGGGGCGGCACGCGCCGCGCTCGCCGAACGCAACGAGGGTGCGGGACCGCTGTTCAAGCTCCGCCGGGATCCGCGGGTGACCCGGGTGGGATCGGTGCTGCGGCGGTACTCGATCGACGAGCTCCCGCAGCTCTTCAACGTGCTCACCGGATCGATGTCGCTCGTCGGCCCTCGGCCGCCGTTACCCGAGGAGTCCGCCGCGTACGGCCCGGACGTCCAGCGACGGTTGCTGGTCAAGCCCGGACTGACCGGCCTGTGGCAGATCAGCGGACGCAGCGACCTGCCGTGGGAGGAGGCCGTGCGCCTCGACCTGCGGTACGTGGAGGACTGGTCGCTCGCCCTGGACACGGTGATCTTGTGGAAGACGCTGCGCGCGGTGCTCTACGGGCAGGGGGCGTACTGA
- a CDS encoding nucleotide sugar dehydrogenase: protein MRISVFGLGYVGCVSAACLAGMGHEVIGVDVNQVKVDLVNDGKAPVVEERIGELVAEVVGTGALRATRDVREAIMGSEVSLVCVGTPSEPNGSLCTTYLERVTEEIGAAVAERGGRHTVVFRSTMLPGTCLNLLVPILEKYVGGTAGVDVGVAVNPEFLREGTSVKDFFDPPKTVIGELDPASGDVVAALYEGLPGEVFRVPIPVAEAIKYADNAFHGLKIGFANELGAVCQALGVDSHQVIDVFLADRKLNISPAYLRPGFAFGGSCLPKDLRSLVHAAQRADVSVPILSHVLPSNADHLQRAVELVERTGKRRVGLFGLSFKPGTDDLRESPLVELAERLFGKGYDLRIYDPNVNLSRLLGANREYIETRLPHLAQLLADSVDEVLDHAEVCLVGTKDPAVLSALPHGDSPVIIDLVHLPDADARRAEPGYMGLAW from the coding sequence ATGAGAATCAGCGTGTTCGGGCTCGGCTACGTGGGCTGCGTGTCGGCCGCGTGCCTGGCCGGCATGGGGCACGAGGTCATCGGGGTGGACGTGAACCAGGTCAAGGTCGACCTGGTCAACGACGGCAAGGCCCCGGTGGTGGAGGAGCGGATCGGCGAGCTCGTCGCCGAGGTCGTGGGGACCGGCGCGCTGCGCGCCACCCGCGACGTCCGCGAGGCGATCATGGGCAGCGAGGTGTCGCTGGTCTGCGTGGGCACCCCTTCGGAGCCCAACGGCAGCCTGTGCACCACCTATCTGGAGCGGGTCACCGAGGAGATCGGTGCCGCGGTGGCCGAGCGAGGCGGACGGCACACCGTCGTCTTCCGCAGCACCATGCTCCCGGGCACCTGCCTGAACCTGCTCGTGCCGATCCTGGAGAAGTACGTCGGCGGTACGGCCGGGGTGGACGTCGGGGTCGCGGTCAACCCGGAGTTCCTGCGCGAGGGCACGAGCGTGAAGGACTTCTTCGACCCGCCCAAGACCGTCATCGGCGAGCTCGACCCGGCGAGCGGCGACGTGGTGGCGGCGCTGTACGAAGGACTGCCCGGCGAGGTGTTCCGGGTGCCGATCCCGGTCGCCGAGGCGATCAAGTACGCGGACAACGCCTTCCACGGCCTCAAGATCGGCTTCGCGAACGAGCTGGGCGCGGTCTGCCAGGCGCTCGGGGTGGACTCGCACCAGGTGATCGACGTGTTCCTGGCCGACCGCAAGCTGAACATCAGCCCCGCCTATCTGCGGCCCGGCTTCGCCTTCGGCGGCTCCTGCCTGCCCAAGGACCTGCGCAGCCTGGTCCACGCGGCACAGCGGGCCGACGTCTCGGTGCCCATCCTCTCCCACGTACTGCCCTCCAACGCCGACCATCTGCAGCGCGCGGTGGAACTGGTCGAGCGCACCGGGAAGCGTCGGGTGGGCCTGTTCGGTCTCTCCTTCAAGCCCGGCACCGACGACCTGCGCGAGAGCCCGCTCGTCGAGCTGGCGGAGCGGCTCTTCGGCAAGGGGTACGACCTGCGGATCTACGACCCCAATGTGAACCTGTCCCGGCTGCTCGGCGCGAACCGCGAGTACATCGAGACCCGGCTGCCGCACCTCGCGCAGCTGCTCGCGGACTCCGTCGACGAGGTGCTCGACCATGCCGAGGTGTGCCTGGTCGGCACCAAGGACCCGGCCGTACTGTCCGCGCTGCCGCACGGCGACAGCCCGGTGATCATCGATCTCGTCCACCTTCCCGACGCCGACGCGCGGCGGGCCGAACCGGGGTACATGGGTCTTGCTTGGTAA